The genome window GTTTCCCAAAATATGTACGTACGAACTAACTTAGAACTACTCAGAGCCCCCTCTAATTCTGATGCCTAGCTGCTATCTACATGCTTGGCCTGGCTTGCCTTTTGGTGtgtgataattttatttaggaCTACAAAATTAGGTTTACGTCAAGTTTCATAAACACCAATTCAGCCATACACCAAGTTGGTTACGCAGAGAAagcatattttgattttttgtgacAACTATAATTGTCTCCCCCCTTATGTCTCTCACTTATTTCGTTATTAAGTCTCAAAAACTATTCTGTATTCTGTACAGTATTTACCTGTGTCCATGTTGtcttcttgaagaaaaactccAAAATTACGTATGGGAAGAGAACAGCTCAGCTATCACTTTGATTCTCCGGATTTTGGATTCCATTCTCTCTTATATTAAGCAGAAAAGATAATTATACTGAAGTTGTAGAGTTCATCTGACTTGCGACGTTTTATCGTATTTACGATGAATGTCGAAATTATAACACTGTTTTGAACTTACTACTTAAGAAAAATGACGAAATTTTTCATCGTAAATTTGAAACTTATGATAGATTGAAGACTAAATTTCTGTCATAAAAAATCTGTTTGTTGTCCTGCAGTATATTACTGTGAAGGTATCTAATTACCAAAATCAAGTTTTTATAAGTTTGTTTAATCACGTAATTAACTAACAGCTTCGTGCACATGGAATCTAACCAACTCTTCAAAATCGAAATCAAGTTGCATTTAAAAAGTGCACTTTAAAATGAAAATCAGACGGTCATGGAAGAGTAATTATGATTATGACAAGTCCTTTGACGACCTAATCACAACAAGTTAGCAACATGTGTCCATCCAGTTATGATTAGCCAAGCCATGTTCATCTGCCAACATTTTATTAACTACAAATACACAGATTAAGCACAATTAACTTGTAATGAGTGTAATTAACAGCATATATTATCTTACTAGATTGGGAAATTTGCAATAATTTTAGCAAAGTACGACATAACCACATTTTGCATCTAGCATGTACTTGAACAGCTAATATATATTTGCTCAGAACAATTATTTATACTGATTAAGATACAAAGTGTAGCTGAATTAGATAACATATCTTAAGGAGTAATTATAATTAGTAATTCGTATAAATGATCATATGagtatacttatatttattagtTGATATTTAAGTAGATAAAAATGTGCATGGATTACTCAGCATTGAGCATCTGCAAAGACCAATAATCCTCCATGCTCCACATGTTGTCGTTGGGCTGTTCAGTGGGAAAGCTGAGAGCCTGCAGATTTTCTAGGTTTCCGGGATACGCGGGCGGAGAGTACGTCATCTGATCAAATGCTTGGTGATGATCAGGAGGGGATGGAGACATCTGGCTTGTGCTTGCTTGATCATTATAGTTGATCATGTGATTCTCAGAAGTAGAATTACAAGTTTGTGCAGCGCAATTCTCAGCTTGCTTGATATGCTTTTGGATTCGGGTCCTCCAGAAGTTCTTTATCTCATTATCGGTTCTTCCTGGCAAGTGCTTTGCAATTTTAGACCATCTGCAATAACAGGAGATCATCAGTAACTAAATAGGACTTATTTTACTGAAATAAGGACTTATTTTGAGACATGGAACCTGAAACATGGGCGGGTGTGATTAACATATCCAGCTAGAGGGGAAATTATACAGTAGTCAACATGAATGAGATAGGCTATTAGGCTATGTGCACAGCATAGTACATTAAATTCAAGGCATGTTACTTGTTTCTTTGCTTTTATTCTGTTGTTTCAAATCAAATATCGCCTTTCTGTTCATACTCTGTCTAAATTCAAGATTTTCTTAGGCTTCAATGCCTTAATATCTACTGCCAACTACAAAGCTTCATCGGCTACCTACAGACTACAGTACACACGATGAAGCCGATTCTTTAAGCTGTTGTTTTTTTATTCCAAGGATGAAGCCTTAGAAGGTTATTTTGACGTTAGAATATTGCATGGCAAAACAGTTCAGGAAattgttttattaaaaagtgATGAAGTATAGATTAAGATCCAAATACTTTCTCTAACATCTTAAATTTTCAGAGATACCAGAGCTCTGGCCTCTGGGATACCCGTGAAATGAGATTAATTCAATTGAGGGagagtgttgaaatataacataggatatatatttggattttttctctaacaccttaaggtttcaGATCGACTAATTCTCAACAAAAAGGAATTCAAAgcaacggagggagtaatatatatatatatggaggaTCGGAATACTCAGTCGACTAGGTGTTCGGCATGGTAATCAGGTCATGTAACGGCCGGTGAATGCGGATTATGGATTGAGATGAATAGATGATAGATCCTGAATGAACAGGACCACTTGCTTTAAGTAGTATGGTCCAGCTGAACTCCAAAAACAACAAGAGCAATATGGTACACGTCAACTTCAACCCCAATCAACTATTAATTATTTCCCGTTTCTTCTTTCATTGCAACTCATCAGTTGATGTGCCTAACCCAACTTTCATACAATTCTGTTTCAATTTCTAAAACCTCACTCCCCTCAATATAATTATGTTAATCACATGCATCTTCCTCATGTACCAACCCAAGCATTGGTAAAGTGATcaatagattaaaaaaaaaacatttgaaTTAACAATATGAATGCACTGACCGGTTCCCCCACTTAGCATGGAGTTCCATGATAATGAGTTGCTCCTCTGCTGTAATATTACCCCTCCTTACATCCGGCCTCAGGTAGTTTAGCCACCTCAGTCTGCAGCTCTTTCCCGTACGTTTTAGCCCTGATCAGTAatcactcattcatcacttccATACATTTACACAAACATAATCACCAATTTACCGCTATAAACATATCAGAAACCATGAAACACCACAATAATATATCTAAGATAGAATATTCAACTTCTAACTTGTAAGTCGGaagttgaattataatttttttacgcaaacggtacgaataagctGTTGGACGTATAAGTCCAGATTTTTAAGACCAGTCAAACACCACCATAATGACCAATTTATCGCTATAAACATATATGTCTAAAACCATGGAGCTAGAGATTAGTAATAATTACCGGCGGAGCGAGCAAGTGAGTTCCAGACACCTTCCCCATGGTTAGCTATGTAGTTGATGAGAATCAGATCTTCCTCCATAGTCCATGGCCCTTTCCTCACATCTACTTCCTGCTGCGAAGATGAGTTGCACACGCTTCGTTCCATTGCAGTATACAACacaatgaaatataaaatcacaAGTGACAGAGCTAGACAACTAGatattacaaatattatgtAATTATCTCTGTGGGATGTGGTTTAATGAAGATAATGGTGATGGGTGTGGGTTTTATAGGACTCCTTTAAGTTCGGATTTACCGAGATTAAGGGTAATAATCTCTTGTCATTATATTCCAGCTACGTACACGTAAGACAGCTTTTGACCTAACTCTTAAATCCATGAAATATCAGAGTTTCATGGACAAGTACGAGTTTATGTTATTTGCAAGCAAAAGATGTAATATGAGGCTGTTATGCATGCATACGTATCACTATTGCCCCTGTTTCTTTGCCTAACTCGTAACCTCGATCTGGTGATATAAAGCAGAGTAACATGTATATGCTTTCGAATTCGAGTCAAATCATGACCTAGGTGCGTCTTTTCTTTGGCTTGATACATTTTGCTAATTGAATTTACTGCTACATTAACACGTCTGTGTGTGCATTTACTTTTGTGTGCATGTACTTGCATGTGTCACGTTTGAGTGATTAAGTAATCTTGAAGCGAAGTCTTcgtaaatagtactccctccgtctctaaaaacATTATCCGTTTGAAATGTTGGCCCTGTTACGAGACAAATTATAAGACATGAGTGGTCTTGTTGGATTtgtatttataagtattttaatacgatggagtttttatatttaataccaatataaaatcaaaaatattaatgatcaaaaatgTGTATTGACAAATATGATAAAGACAAacggaaaagtatttagggacagAGAAAAGGGAGTAAGGGGCATAGATCCTGGTAAGTTACGGTGGTATAAACGGGACTCCGAATACACAGTTTAGAAAAAACCCTAGTATTCGGCTAATCTTATTTTTTagaataagagtttgtttttgaaagagaatatataattttattatttatcaaatatttttatccaaaaatttgtaaaaagatttatttataaaaaataaggatatatatacattttttgtttaCTTCTAAATAATCTTGATAACAAGTAAGTTGACTCTAATTAAAACGGTATATAAAGATTGTTATTATTAGTATAATAGTTATAATATTACAATATAGTTCCATACAGACTATTTATAATTGTAATCTTTGTATGTCCATTTTCCGTACATTAATTTTTACTTACTTTCGTTCTTATAAATTTTTGGAAATACAAACATTAAAGAAGAAaagatatttttctttttctttataaaccCCGGGGAAACGGATGTTAATTAGACCGAAGATTAACGATAAAGTGGCATATGCCCAAACAgatagacaaaaaaaaaactactactccctctgtcccagtgaattgtatacgtttctttttcactggtCGACACgttttttaaggctcttataaaacatagttccacaacttatttttaagattttctttttttgtataaaaatataaatgttatacttttatacaaaaaaagaaaatcttaaaaataatttacagaactatactatattaaagcattaaagtccgtgccgcgcccccgtcccccaatgtatactattgaccgggacggagggagtagtagtagGAAGAAGAAGACAAGACTTGGAATACAATTGTTGATCAATCACTGATGTCCTTAAAGTGAGTTCACACTAGTTTAAGTTGACAAGCTTAATCCCCAAACAGAGATGAATGATAGATGACGGCACAAAAGGGCAAAAAACTTTACAGATTATAAGCTACATATGTATGAGTATGATGCCTCCCCGTTTAGCTGGATGAGCATGAGATTGTGAGTGGTTTACATTTCATTTAGAGTAAATATACACCATAGCATTACCTAGCTCATTTGTCTTATTAACTTGCCGATTCTACTAATCATtattttgatgaaaaataataGTTAAGCGGGTTCCCTTTAATTTGTGTCGATTCTATTAAATACCACTGGAGTTTTGTATTCATGCTGAAGAGTACTGTCGTTATCCGCTAATATGTGTATTTTGGTGAAAATTAGAGtagacacatatatatatatataggcaattgctcaaatagaaaccactaggggtgagcaaaaaaaaccgaaaaaccgaaaaaccgaaaccgagccgaaaaaccgaaaaaccacaccgacaaaaaccgaaaccgacaaaaaccgaaaaaaaccgtagcCTAACCGAaggttaaccgaaccgacggttacggttttacccCAATAACCGAACCGAGAAACCGAACcgctaatattattttaaaatatttaatatatatatatatatatatatatatatatattgaaatcatattattttaaaatatttaatatatatttatttattctataTAGATTTATGTGCTACTaactatatacatttatattttttttaatagatgATCAGTGCATTAGTGATTACTGGTTATCGATTCCCTTGTATAAAGATGGGGTCTGTAGGTCAGGTTTTACCCGATTATTGTCACCATTTGCCAATGTGTGGTAACAAAGCTAATGTGTGGTAACAAAAAATGTAGTCTAGTCCCTGTGTCCTGAGTTTTCaagttttacaagaaaaaagTTTGTTCAATCTTGCCATCcttttaatgatttaatatcaatatgttCACTgcctttaattaatttttgcactgttaatatgatatttataatttttatcgatgttaatatgatatttataattttttattagcatGATATTTAAGAGAATAaactattaaatttgaaaaccgaaaaaaaccgaaaccgacaaacggttaaccgaaccgagaaAAACCGTTCCgaacggttcggttacggttaatacctagaaaccgaaccgaaccgacatacacggtttggtaacggtttttggtaaaaaccgaaccgaaccgacccgtgcacacccctagaaaccactaaaataaaaacaaaaacagaaatcaagagaaactatacctaaatgacctcacccacccatgtatgtcatcacccaccctccatatgtcatcacccacctagaGCCCACCCTCACCTCCACTTAATCTCCCGTGCCCGCTAGGGCCTCACCAAGGCTCCcccgggcccgctagggcctcACCAAGGCTCCTCACAGGCCCCTGGACAGGCTCCAGACAGTCTTAAAGAGCCAAACTTTGGCCCCGCCATGGTTCCACTAGGCCCCACTTGGACCCCGTCTACGCCCATCTCGGGGTCAATCGTCGATCCCAAAACCCAcatcattctacttaatcgcattgATTTTCATTTAGTTTCTATTCTagtagtttctattggagtaggaccctatatatatattatgtgaccCCGGATAGTTTCATATCACGTGATAatccgggtcaaatcccgagtcttattcgaaaatcgggtcaagtctcGAGCTCCGAATCCGAATATAAGTCGAAATAAACTTGgtcaactgcaacaacttgagTACATGCCCCAAaaaaatcatgatttgttggtgcaattgataataatacctatgtttataaactgaactaaagtctccacatttctcgatgtgggactggggtgttacataTAAGAACACGCCATTTTACCTAATTATTTACTAACATTTTGATGTTCGATATTTAAACTTTAGATTTGTGTTTCATCTAGGGAATCAAATTTATGTGATAAGAGACAGCCGAAATGTTCATTCCCAGTCCTCAATTATAGTTAGCAATTCttgtcgtgtacttttcgtgtcaTGTCTTTAGTAAACAAATATGAACACGACATGAAATGAATTCGTGAACCTGAAATCCAAACACGAATACGATAtgggaaaaaaaacaaaataacaagATATGATACGAAGTACACGAAATTTTTGTGTGCTAAAAAATACACGACACGAATTGAACACGAAAAGTATACGAAatgtacacgaaaagtacacgataCTATGTGTACACGAaacgaaaaaataaaatattaaataacattttaatattttaaaaattaattaattatatcgtGTATTTCATACCCTGTTGTTTATCCGATGGGTAACCCAAAACCGACATAAAATTAaatcgtgtactttcgtgttggTGTACTTTCATGTCGTGTACTAAAAACGCAAACACAAACACGAAATTTTTATGTCGTTCAATCGTGTCGTGTACGAAATTATCGGGTCTATCCTCGATGGATCTTCAACACCCATTTCGTTTTTTATTAAAATCGTACGAAAACATCTTCAGTCGAGTTGGATATAATGATTAGTTAAATTAGACTCGTAAAATATTAGGTAAACTTTACTGAATTTGTAACACATTTTTTTTCGATGCTATAGTCTATAgtgattgattatattttaaatatagcatgttattattattttaggtaGATAAATAGagtgtattattttaatatgatagctGATGAAGTGACATTGTAACAAATTTATAgcggttcgacaaatatagtcattcatAAGAGCTTGACCAAAATTATAGACACAAGGAGAGTATGGTTcgaatgttatattttaattagattatctatattttttgtttttatatatcaactaatttttcagttaatttttttttgagaaaagtgcactttgtgtacctgaACTTTAACCATCACAGCACTTTCAATACTGCACTTCAAAATCTTACACCCGATGTACtgtacttttaatttttatgcagTTAGTGTACTACCGTCAAATTTTCACTGACGCCGTTAAATTAATTTGTATTAAGACATGGTTATTACAGTCATTTAAATAACACTGTACGAAACCAGACAAGAACAACGCGGCATTTAGAGCGAGAGAGAAAGTAAAAGCGCGCGAACTTCCTCCCAGACCATCATCGTGCAAGGATCGACTGCCATGGAGTGGGTACTTCGACCCAAAGCGGACAACGAGATCTATGCTCCTGAAGAATGCCCAAACTATACTGGTAAGCCATCTTTACTCGTTTACAATTAGGGTTTGTTTTGCATAAGTACTGTACTATGAGCATCTATTATACTGTAATTGTAATTAGGGTTTGTGTGGGTACATATGTGGTCCCTGATTTGATTAAGTAAGTGTATACTTTAATGTTGTCGGTTGTGGTCCCCTACTGTTAGATTCTGTTCTTGTGTGCTATTCGAtctgtttcctttttaaatgcAGACCCCGACATGTTCACCATTAAACTATTCTATGATGGGGGTTTTAGAGAGCATCCAAAACGCTATGTTGGAGGTGGGTTTACTTATGTAGATTTTTGTGATGTCGACAAAATTAGTATACTTGAGATAACTGCCATGTTGAGGGACTGTGGTGTTTTTGGTTATTCTGAACTTTACTACAAGCTTCCACGGTCTGACTTTGAGAAGGGGTTAAATGACTTAAGTTCTGATGCGAAAATTGTGGAGATGGCTGAGTTTGTAGGTTTTATGCCACCAA of Daucus carota subsp. sativus chromosome 3, DH1 v3.0, whole genome shotgun sequence contains these proteins:
- the LOC108213403 gene encoding MYB-like transcription factor EOBII, whose translation is MERSVCNSSSQQEVDVRKGPWTMEEDLILINYIANHGEGVWNSLARSAGLKRTGKSCRLRWLNYLRPDVRRGNITAEEQLIIMELHAKWGNRWSKIAKHLPGRTDNEIKNFWRTRIQKHIKQAENCAAQTCNSTSENHMINYNDQASTSQMSPSPPDHHQAFDQMTYSPPAYPGNLENLQALSFPTEQPNDNMWSMEDYWSLQMLNAE